One stretch of Portunus trituberculatus isolate SZX2019 chromosome 23, ASM1759143v1, whole genome shotgun sequence DNA includes these proteins:
- the LOC123507868 gene encoding 40S ribosomal protein S12, mitochondrial-like, with translation MALKILGAALSRLSLTTTTKGSQLSSLSHLQTKLSTPPATSLSCVSQATITTAAFTSQTNCYMLHSGGLTPPNLCNRITQPLGLPSQVRDLSTSPVCPASLGQMHRTGPIKKKRKNKNPLGDKPFARGVVLKTLIKKPKKPNSANRKCVLVRLSTGKEMVAYIPGEGHNLQEHNVVLVRPGRLRDVPGVKVKCVRGKYDLQHVIKKQH, from the exons ATGGCACTAAAAATTCTTGGAGCTGCCTTAAGTAGGCTGAgtttaacaactactactaaag GCAGCCAGCTGTCATCCCTCAGTCACCTTCAGACAAAGCTGTCAACTCCACCAGCTACATCCCTTAGTTGTGTGTCCCAAGCCACAATCACCACTGCAGCTTTCACATCACAAACCAACTGTTACATGCTACACTCAGGTGGCCTGACCCCTCCAAATTTGTGCAATCGAATAACCCAACCACTGGGACTTCCTTCACAG GTCCGTGATTTGAGTACCAGTCCAGTGTGCCCGGCAAGCCTCGGACAGATGCACCGCACTGGTCCCATAAAAAAGAAACGCAAGAATAAGAACCCTCTAGGAGACAAGCCCTTTGCGAGAGGGGTGGTGCTCAAGACACTCATCAAGAAGCCTAAAAAGCCCAATTCTGCTAACCGCAA gtgtgtgttggtgcgcCTTTcaacaggaaaggaaatggtTGCTTATATACCTGGTGAAGGACACAACCTACAGGAACACAACGTTGTGTTGGTGAGGCCAGGCAGACTGAGGGACGTGCCTGGTGTCAAGGTGAAGTGCGTTCGTGGCAAGTATGACCTGCAGCATGTCATCAAGAAGCAGCATTAA
- the LOC123507864 gene encoding alanine--glyoxylate aminotransferase 2, mitochondrial-like — MLRALPASSRVILRNVRCIGTVSATMPPCDYQPPPYKGMSYDEMKEVRKKNLSPALATNFSKPLLIHEGHMQWLFDETGRRYLDLFGGIVTVSVGHCHPKVNEAAKEQLDKLWHTTNIYMHPKIHEFAERITETLPGDLKVVYFVNSGSEANELAMMMARLYTGSFDIVTLRNAYHGASPYSIGLTAHGTWKFGFANGFGIHNASNPDPYRGLWGGHRDCVVQSVRASESTVEGGECSSAQKYVDQLEEVLSYSIPRGRLAAFFAEPIQGVGGTVQFPLGYLKKAFEKARSYGGLCVADEVQSGFGRTGDHFWGFEGHDVIPDIVTMAKSIGNGFPLAAVVTTPAIAATMSKALHFNTFGGNPISSAVGISVLDVIKEDKTQENCQVLGPYFLNKLAEIRDKYPIVGDVRGKGLMLGMELVEDKETRQPISPQRMMEVWDGIRDLGVLMGRGGHYGQVLRIKPPMCITKEDVDFAIAVVQQVLDRVCDK; from the exons ATGTTACGTGCGTTGCCGGCAAGCTCTCGAGTTATTCTTCGTAATG TGAGGTGTATTGGGACAGTATCAGCCACCATGCCACCCTGTGACTATCAGCCACCACCATATAAg GGAATGAGTTATGatgagatgaaagaagtgaggaagaagaacttGAGTCCTGCACTTGCAACAAATTTCAGTAAGCCTTTGCTGATCCATGAAGGACATATGCAGTGGCTGTTTGATGAGACAGGGAGGAGATACTTGGACTTGTTTGGTGGCATTGTCACTGTCAGTGTTGGCCACTGCCATCC aaaagtaaatgaagccGCCAAAGAACAGTTGGACAAGCTGTGGCACACCACTAATATCTACATGCATCCAAAGATTCATGAGTTTGCTGAGCGAATCACTGAAACTCTTCCAGGTGACCTCAAG GTTGTGTATTTTGTAAACAGTGGATCTGAAGCAAATGAATTGGCAATGATGATGGCAAGACTCTACACCGGATCATTTGACATTGTAACACTGAGGAACGCCTACCATGGAGCATCACCGTACAGCATTGGCCTTACTGCTCATGGCACGTGGAAGTTTGGCTTTGCAAATGGATTTGGGATTCATAAT GCTTCCAATCCTGACCCTTATCGAGGACTGTGGGGTGGCCACCGGGATTGTGTGGTGCAGTCGGTGAGAGCCTCAGAGAGCactgtggagggaggagagtgttCTTCAGCACAAAAATATGTGGATCAGCTGGAGGAGGTGCTGTCCTACTCAATTCCTCGTGGCCGACTTGCTGCCTTTTTTGCAGAACCCATACAG GGAGTGGGAGGCACTGTGCAGTTCCCACTTGGCTACCTGAAGAAGGCATTTGAGAAAGCACGATCATATGGTGGTTTATGTGTGGCTGATGAG GTACAGAGTGGTTTTGGACGGACTGGGGACCATTTTTGGGGCTTTGAGGGTCATGACGTCATCCCAGACATAGTGACTATGGCCAAGAGTATAGGTAATGGCTTCCCCCTGGCTGCTGTGGTCACCACACCTGCCATTGCAGCCACCATGTCTAAGGCACTCCATTTCAATACTTTTGGAGGCAACCCCATTTCCAGTGCTGTAGGAATCTCTGTGTTGGAT GTTATAAAAGAGGACAAGACGCAAGAAAATTGTCAGGTTCTGGGCCCATATTTTCTGAATAAGCTTGCTGAAATTCG TGACAAGTATCCCATTGTGGGTGATGTTCGGGGCAAAGGCCTCATGCTGGGTATGGAGCTGGTGGAGGACAAGGAGACCCGTCAGCCCATCAGCCCGCAGCGGATGATGGAGGTGTGGGACGGCATCAGGGACCTTGGAGTGCTAATGGGACGAGGTGGACACTACGGACAG GTTTTGCGAATCAAGCCCCCGATGTGTATCACCAAAGAAGATGTGGACTTTGCcatagcagtggtgcagcaggtgtTGGATAGAGTGTGTGATAAGTAG
- the LOC123507866 gene encoding protein giant-like, producing the protein MLQLRVGRASVPSSDMMSSMSGFRGDVMAEGSRLQPMGAHFRDAGSSLSRDYCMDSQPLDYSTKRIHGLPLSLTSIDNGGSLAGDNSTTPIFKSPKLSPKSVSESLSLRSECSSPMSCSPAPHATPYSQVHGRSYSPTPHAFQQLLHPPPPPPVPPAAQISPSALPPLASSFHHNPTAVSSLILAQLQANPLLFSTLLAKSNLMTQQQQLQNMKAQVSPPLKSPPSEPRLPGFSAAGFGVGGLGPDALGMMHLKNYHGDHLGPTPGVLHNNTQEEFALMERSNEEYRSFRENFLTESSKMKARRGGRRNSTTLGGASVTGNNCDRSGGAPDDSGGEGSIDVVSGDSGDGEDQDAKIDNGEENNVEMSQQEAGADPYTLTPKRRHNRQGLENTTKDEAYWERRRRNNEAAKRSRDARRAKEEEIAIRGAFLEQENMKLRAELSTLKSETAKLRCMLYNS; encoded by the exons ATGTTGCAGCTGCGAGTGGGGCGTGCCTCGGTGCCCTCGTCAG acatGATGAGCAGCATGAGTGGATTCCGCGGGGACGTGATGGCGGAGGGATCCAGACTACAGCCCATGGGCGCACATTTCAGGGACGCTGGCAGCAGCCTATCCCGGGACTACTGCATGGACTCCCAGCCCCTGGACTACTCCACCAAGAGGATCCACGGGCTTCCCTTGTCCCTCACGTCCATTGACAACGGTGGCAGCCTGGCGGGCGATAACTCCACCACGCCCATATTCAAGTCACCTAAGTTGTCTCCAAAGAGTGTCTCGGAGAGTCTGTCGCTGCGCTCCGAGTGTTCCTCTCCCATGTCCTGCAGTCCCGCCCCGCACGCCACGCCCTACAGCCAGGTCCACGGCAGGTCCTACAGCCCCACGCCTCATGCATTCCAGCAGCTGctgcacccaccaccaccaccgcctgtaCCCCCAGCCGCCCAGATATCCCCATCAGCACTCCCGCCCCTCGCCTCATCCTTCCACCACAACCCAACAGCGGTCAGCTCACTTATCCTGGCTCAGCTGCAGGCTAACCCGCTCCTCTTCTCCACGCTGCTGGCCAAGTCCAACCTCatgacacaacaacaacaactacaaaacaTGAAGGCTCAAGTTTCTCCGCCCCTTAAGTCGCCGCCGTCCGAGCCGCGTCTTCCGGGCTTCTCAGCAGCGGGTTTCGGTGTGGGGGGGCTCGGGCCGGACGCCCTGGGCATGATGCACCTCAAGAATTATCACGGGGATCACCTGGGCCCCACCCCAGGAGTACTGCACAATAACACGCAGGAGGAATTTGCGCTCATGGAGAGAAGCAATGAGGAATACAGAAGCTTCCGCGAGAACTTCCTCACGGAGTCAAGCAAGATGAAAGCACgtagaggtggaagaaggaacTCTACCACACTTGGCGGTGCCTCCGTCACCGGGAACAATTGTGACAGAAGCGGTGGAGCTCCAGACGACTCTGGTGGCGAGGGAAGCATAGACGTGGTGAGCGGAGACAGCGGCGACGGCGAGGACCAAGACGCCAAAATTGACAACGGCGAGGAGAACAACGTGGAGATGAGCCAGCAGGAAGCAGGAGCCGACCCCTACACCCTCACCCCCAAGAGGCGCCACAACAGACAGGGCCTGGAGAACACCACGAAGGACGAGGCGTATTGGGAGCGACGCCGGCGAAACAATGAGGCTGCCAAACGTTCTAGGGACGCGCGCcgggccaaggaggaggagatcgccATCCGCGGCGCCTTCTTGGAACAGGAAAACATGAAGCTACGCGCCGAACTCTCTACTCTGAAGTCTGAGACCGCCAAGCTGAGGTGTATGCTGTATAATAGCTGA